The following are encoded together in the Triticum dicoccoides isolate Atlit2015 ecotype Zavitan chromosome 6B, WEW_v2.0, whole genome shotgun sequence genome:
- the LOC119321818 gene encoding chitinase 6-like, which produces MARVLALGAAAALLLLAVASTMAAAQNCGCAATECCSRWGFCGTTGEYCGTGCRSGPCTVPVTNNVSVPAIVTPAFFGALVAQAADDCAAKGFYTRDAFLTALGGYPAFGRTGSDDDSKREIAAFFAHVNHETIKFCYIDEINGPSKNYCDPTNAEWPCAAGKGYYGRGPLQISWNYNYGAAGQSLGFDGLNDPDAVARSPVLAFQAALWYWMNSVHDVIVSGQGFGATIRVINGALECNGKNPSAVNDRVAFYKQFCQQFGVDPGTSLTC; this is translated from the exons ATGGCGCGGGTGCTGGCTCTCGGCGCCGCCGCGGCTCTCCTCCTCCTGGCAGTGGCATCGACCATGGCGGCCGCGCAGAACTGCGGGTGTGCCGCGACCGAGTGCTGCAGCCGCTGGGGGTTCTGCGGCACCACCGGCGAGTACTGCGGCACGGGCTGCCGCTCGGGCCCCTGCACCGTGCCCGTCACCAACAACGTGTCCGTGCCCGCCATCGTCACGCCGGCCTTCTTCGGCGCGCTCGTCGCCCAGGCCGCcgacgactgcgccgccaagggcttCTACACCCGCGACGCCTTCCTCACGGCGCTCGGCGGGTACCCCGCCTTCGGCCGCACCGGCTCCGACGACGACTCCAAGCGGGAGATCGCCGCCTTCTTCGCCCACGTCAACCACGAGACCATAA AGTTCTGCTACATCGACGAGATCAACGGGCCGAGCAAGAACTACTGTGACCCTACGAACGCGGAGTGGCCGTGCGCCGCCGGGAAGGGCTACTACGGCCGCGGGCCGCTGCAGATCTCGTGGAACTACAACTACGGGGCGGCGGGACAGAGCCTCGGCTTCGACGGGCTCAACGACCCGGACGCCGTGGCGCGGAGCCCCGTCTTGGCGTTCCAAGCGGCGCTCTGGTACTGGATGAACAGCGTGCACGACGTCATCGTCTCCGGCCAGGGGTTCGGCGCCACCATCAGGGTCATCAACGGCGCGCTCGAGTGCAACGGCAAGAACCCCAGCGCCGTCAACGACCGCGTCGCCTTCTACAAGCAGTTCTGCCAGCAGTTCGGCGTCGATCCGGGGACCAGCCTCACCTGCTAA